One stretch of Labrenzia sp. CE80 DNA includes these proteins:
- a CDS encoding ABC transporter permease, with product MTKTKTEPSKRAERISWLLVTPLTCVLGFFLLLPILTIVTVSFWNYNEWSFFPDFVLDNYAFHLTSAVTWATYLKTLKFMVLTWIFCAGIGFTVAYFLAFHVQSLPAQVALFMVCTIPFWTSNIIRMISWIPFLGRNGIANSSLIHLGIIDEPLEWLLYSDFAVVLAFVHLYALFMVVPIFNTMMRIDKSLIEAARDAGASGFQILTNVIIPLAKPGIMIGSIFVVTLVMGDFITVRHMSGGQSASVGRIISNEISLLQYPAAAASSVVLLCTVLLMIGVMMRFVDIRKEL from the coding sequence ACCGAGCCGTCCAAGCGCGCAGAACGCATCAGCTGGCTGCTGGTGACACCACTGACCTGCGTTCTCGGGTTCTTTCTTCTGCTGCCGATCCTCACCATTGTGACGGTCAGCTTCTGGAACTACAATGAGTGGTCGTTTTTCCCCGACTTCGTTCTCGACAACTACGCCTTTCACCTGACTTCGGCCGTGACCTGGGCAACCTATCTGAAAACCCTGAAGTTCATGGTGCTGACCTGGATTTTCTGCGCTGGGATTGGCTTCACGGTGGCCTACTTCCTGGCGTTCCACGTTCAGTCCTTGCCGGCGCAGGTCGCCCTTTTTATGGTGTGCACCATTCCGTTCTGGACCTCGAACATCATTCGCATGATCTCCTGGATCCCGTTCCTTGGTCGCAATGGCATTGCAAATTCCAGCCTTATTCACCTCGGCATCATCGATGAGCCGCTGGAATGGCTTCTCTACTCTGACTTCGCGGTCGTCCTTGCCTTCGTTCATCTTTATGCGCTGTTCATGGTTGTACCGATCTTCAACACGATGATGCGGATCGACAAGTCACTCATCGAAGCGGCGCGCGATGCAGGTGCCAGCGGCTTTCAGATCCTGACAAATGTCATCATTCCGCTGGCCAAGCCGGGGATCATGATCGGCTCGATCTTTGTTGTTACCCTGGTGATGGGTGATTTCATCACAGTACGCCACATGTCCGGGGGGCAGAGCGCGTCGGTTGGCCGGATCATTTCCAACGAGATTTCACTCTTGCAGTATCCAGCTGCTGCTGCCTCTTCTGTCGTGCTTCTGTGCACGGTCCTCCTGATGATCGGCGTCATGATGCGCTTTGTCGACATTCGCAAGGAGCTCTGA
- a CDS encoding ABC transporter permease: MEPRSRSFYLLAAFFTLFVIFLYGPVITIGILSFQGPRGGLTFPMNGVSLHWFFDLFEQQAVGDIWGSFRRSFALGLMVMSVTVVLSVMGGLAFRRRFRGSTVLFYLIIASLIIPSILVSLGVGLIFNILDLEVHWATSGFGSQLTWTLPFGLLIMFAVFNRFDKSYEEAARDLGASPWQTVRHVVLPIIAPMLIGVALFGFTLSYDEFARTLLTAGSYNTLPLEIFGMTTNVTSPVLYALGTLTTVFSFAIIGTFLLVVVILRRRRTKSGSDAGSGLV, from the coding sequence ATGGAGCCGCGTTCCCGCTCTTTTTATCTTCTTGCAGCGTTTTTCACGTTGTTCGTCATCTTTCTCTACGGCCCTGTCATCACCATCGGCATTCTATCCTTCCAAGGGCCAAGGGGCGGGCTGACCTTCCCGATGAACGGGGTTTCGCTACACTGGTTCTTTGATCTCTTCGAGCAGCAGGCGGTTGGCGACATTTGGGGATCTTTCCGTCGATCCTTCGCGCTCGGCCTTATGGTCATGAGTGTCACCGTTGTCCTGTCGGTCATGGGGGGGCTGGCGTTCCGCCGCAGGTTTCGTGGATCCACAGTGCTCTTCTACCTGATCATCGCGAGCCTGATCATTCCTTCGATCCTCGTGTCCCTGGGGGTCGGCCTGATCTTCAATATTCTGGATCTCGAGGTGCATTGGGCGACATCCGGCTTCGGCTCCCAGCTGACATGGACGCTGCCGTTTGGTCTTCTGATCATGTTTGCCGTGTTCAATCGCTTCGACAAATCCTATGAGGAGGCGGCGCGAGATCTCGGCGCATCGCCCTGGCAGACCGTGCGCCATGTGGTCCTGCCGATCATCGCTCCTATGCTGATTGGGGTGGCTCTCTTCGGCTTCACGCTTTCCTATGACGAATTTGCGCGCACGCTGCTGACGGCCGGGTCCTACAACACCCTGCCGCTGGAAATTTTCGGCATGACGACCAATGTCACATCGCCGGTTCTCTATGCGCTGGGTACGCTCACAACCGTCTTTTCCTTCGCGATCATCGGCACCTTTCTGCTTGTGGTCGTGATCCTGCGGCGCCGGCGGACAAAAAGTGGATCCGACGCAGGTTCGGGGCTGGTTTGA
- a CDS encoding aspartate/glutamate racemase family protein has translation MQQGARHFLVINPNTTASMTQKIGEAARAVAGAETRITAINPTHGPAAIQGAADGDAALPGLLALVDATLSGDPGIDAVIIACFDDTGVWQLKSRCSVPVIGIGEAACHMASLLVERFSIVTTLSVSIPVLEDNLARNGLARRCAKVRASDVPVLDLEEAGSDARSKVTAEMSSALAADDIGAIVLGCAGMADLANELSDQFQVPVIDGVAAAIGLAEALPVTARLGRCSAAR, from the coding sequence ATGCAGCAGGGCGCGCGCCATTTCCTGGTGATCAATCCGAACACGACCGCATCGATGACGCAAAAGATTGGCGAGGCGGCGCGGGCGGTCGCGGGGGCCGAGACCCGGATCACGGCGATCAATCCAACCCATGGCCCGGCGGCTATTCAGGGTGCGGCCGACGGAGACGCGGCGCTTCCCGGGCTTCTGGCGCTGGTCGATGCAACGCTTTCTGGCGACCCGGGGATCGACGCGGTGATCATCGCCTGTTTCGATGACACCGGGGTTTGGCAGCTGAAAAGCCGATGCAGCGTGCCAGTGATCGGCATCGGCGAAGCAGCCTGCCACATGGCTTCACTGCTCGTCGAACGCTTTTCGATTGTCACGACACTTTCGGTTTCCATTCCCGTTCTAGAAGACAACCTTGCGCGAAACGGGCTCGCCCGTCGCTGTGCGAAAGTCCGTGCATCGGATGTTCCCGTTCTGGATCTTGAAGAGGCCGGCAGTGATGCGCGCAGCAAGGTCACGGCGGAAATGTCTAGCGCTCTGGCCGCAGACGACATTGGCGCCATCGTGCTTGGCTGCGCCGGTATGGCGGATCTCGCCAATGAGCTTTCCGACCAGTTTCAGGTGCCCGTCATCGACGGCGTTGCCGCCGCTATCGGCCTTGCAGAGGCCCTACCTGTAACCGCCCGACTTGGGCGCTGTTCGGCGGCGCGTTGA
- a CDS encoding antibiotic biosynthesis monooxygenase — MFLAMNRFNVVKGQETAFEEVWKNRDSQLQTMAGFKSFHLMKGPEDEEAGTVLYASHTIWESKVHFADWTKSEAFRAAHKNAGSNKGLYAGPPRFEGFEMVEGA; from the coding sequence GTGTTTCTTGCCATGAACAGGTTCAACGTCGTCAAAGGACAGGAAACTGCTTTTGAGGAAGTCTGGAAAAACCGTGACAGCCAGCTTCAGACCATGGCGGGCTTCAAGAGCTTTCATTTGATGAAAGGTCCGGAGGATGAAGAAGCCGGCACCGTTCTCTATGCCTCTCACACGATCTGGGAGAGCAAGGTGCATTTCGCGGACTGGACAAAATCCGAAGCCTTTCGCGCGGCGCACAAGAATGCAGGGTCCAACAAGGGGCTTTATGCCGGACCTCCGCGCTTCGAAGGCTTCGAGATGGTTGAAGGCGCATGA
- a CDS encoding VOC family protein has protein sequence MSAIDDEVRVEVIPTLPSLDMAVTRQFYGDVLGFSVDIHATDNYLIARKGEIEVHFWLTDNEELCRNTSIYVRGGGVDGLYTEFAAAGVPDLGAYELKPWGMKEFHLLDPHGNLLRFGRIPPEESGSENPVSENTGRVD, from the coding sequence ATGAGCGCCATCGATGATGAGGTGCGTGTGGAGGTCATCCCGACGTTGCCGTCGCTGGATATGGCGGTCACACGCCAGTTTTACGGCGACGTCCTGGGTTTCAGCGTCGATATCCATGCCACGGACAACTACCTGATCGCGCGCAAGGGTGAAATCGAGGTTCATTTCTGGCTGACGGATAATGAAGAGCTTTGCCGCAACACCTCGATCTATGTTCGTGGTGGTGGGGTTGACGGGCTTTATACCGAATTTGCGGCCGCAGGTGTTCCCGATCTTGGGGCCTATGAACTCAAGCCCTGGGGGATGAAGGAGTTTCATCTGCTCGATCCGCACGGTAATCTGCTGCGTTTTGGCCGCATTCCACCTGAAGAGAGTGGTTCGGAGAACCCGGTTTCAGAAAATACGGGGCGGGTCGACTGA